The Pseudomonas orientalis genome contains a region encoding:
- a CDS encoding efflux transporter outer membrane subunit yields the protein MNDSTNANPTVGASLLAKNVQTPRSSKRGALSLTVFASKLAPTVGLALLLSACAIGPDYQRPPVVEPAQFKQAQGWRQANPSDSLARGAWWELYGDRQLNDLVARLNSANQTVAQAEARFRQAQALVRSARGAFYPSVDLSVGKTRASQGTGSSSASLSSSSSGIRDTLNAQLGVSWEADVWGKLRRGLEANEASAEASSADLAAMRLSQQSELVQSYLQLRVMDEQTRLLQATLDTYQRSQQMTENQYRAGVAGKDAIAQARTQLKTTQASLIDLIWQRAQLENAIAVLIGEAPANFSLAVSQDIPALPQIPVGLPSHLLERRPDIASAERSVIAANANIGVAKAAYYPDLTLSLAGGYSSSTYEDWISLPNRFWSVGPKLAMTLFDGGQRSAEVDRSVASYDETVAKYRQTVLDGFREVENYMVQLKVLADEAVVSNEALESARESLRLTENQYKAGLIAYLDVVTVQATALSNERTVLNLLQSRLVASVQLIAALGGGWDGNTRLADQDK from the coding sequence ATGAATGATTCAACCAACGCGAACCCAACTGTAGGAGCGAGCTTGCTCGCGAAAAACGTGCAGACACCGCGTTCTTCCAAGCGCGGCGCGTTATCGTTGACGGTCTTCGCGAGCAAGCTCGCTCCTACAGTGGGGTTGGCGTTGTTGCTCAGCGCCTGCGCCATCGGCCCCGATTACCAGCGTCCACCCGTGGTCGAACCGGCACAATTCAAGCAAGCCCAGGGCTGGCGCCAGGCCAACCCGAGCGACTCCCTGGCCCGGGGCGCGTGGTGGGAGCTGTACGGCGACCGCCAACTGAACGACCTGGTGGCGCGCCTCAACAGCGCCAACCAGACCGTCGCCCAGGCCGAGGCGCGTTTCCGTCAGGCCCAGGCACTGGTGCGCAGTGCTCGCGGGGCGTTTTATCCCAGCGTCGACCTGAGCGTCGGTAAAACCCGCGCCAGCCAGGGCACCGGCAGCAGCAGCGCCAGCCTGAGCAGTTCCAGCAGCGGTATTCGCGACACCCTTAACGCGCAGTTGGGCGTGAGCTGGGAAGCCGACGTCTGGGGCAAATTGCGCCGTGGCCTGGAAGCCAACGAAGCCAGCGCCGAGGCCAGCTCGGCGGACCTGGCGGCGATGCGCTTGAGCCAGCAGTCGGAACTGGTGCAGAGCTACCTGCAGTTGCGCGTCATGGATGAACAGACGCGTTTGCTGCAAGCCACGCTGGACACCTACCAGCGCTCGCAGCAGATGACCGAAAACCAGTACCGCGCCGGTGTCGCCGGCAAGGACGCCATCGCTCAGGCGCGAACCCAGCTCAAGACCACCCAGGCCAGCCTGATCGACCTGATCTGGCAGCGTGCCCAGCTGGAAAACGCGATTGCGGTACTGATCGGTGAAGCGCCGGCCAATTTCAGCCTGGCCGTCAGCCAGGACATCCCGGCGCTGCCGCAGATTCCTGTCGGCCTGCCGTCGCACCTGTTGGAACGCCGCCCGGATATCGCGTCGGCGGAACGTTCGGTGATTGCAGCCAACGCCAATATTGGTGTGGCCAAGGCCGCCTATTATCCTGACTTGACCTTGAGCCTGGCGGGGGGCTATTCCAGCAGCACCTATGAAGACTGGATCAGCCTGCCGAACCGTTTCTGGTCGGTGGGCCCGAAGTTGGCCATGACGCTGTTCGACGGCGGCCAGCGCTCGGCGGAAGTCGACCGCAGCGTGGCCAGCTATGACGAAACCGTGGCCAAGTACCGTCAGACCGTACTGGATGGGTTCCGCGAAGTGGAAAATTACATGGTGCAGCTCAAGGTGTTGGCCGACGAAGCGGTGGTCAGCAACGAGGCGCTGGAGTCTGCTCGCGAGTCGTTGCGGTTGACCGAGAACCAGTACAAGGCGGGGCTGATTGCCTATCTGGACGTGGTTACCGTGCAGGCAACGGCCCTGAGTAACGAGCGCACGGTACTGAACTTGCTGCAGTCGCGGTTGGTGGCGAGCGTGCAACTGATTGCGGCGTTGGGTGGGGGGTGGGATGGGAACACCCGTCTGGCCGACCAAGATAAGTAG
- a CDS encoding GNAT family N-acetyltransferase, producing MPDSVSRLVYRAPVPEDLERLFAIFGDPQTNLFNPAGPMAGIEDARRLLGRWIEQWSSEGYGWWAIARRESPEQIIGFGGIAPLDYLTVRRINLGYRFAVEAWGQGYATEVGRDALALAFDTLGLPEVFGLVRPDHAASIRVLEKIGMQPFGLLDDVPGQAPSLVFSACHPTTGPA from the coding sequence ATGCCAGACAGCGTGTCACGCCTCGTCTACCGGGCACCTGTTCCAGAAGACCTGGAGCGGTTATTCGCCATTTTCGGCGATCCCCAGACCAACCTGTTCAATCCTGCCGGCCCCATGGCCGGTATCGAGGACGCCCGGCGCCTGCTGGGCCGATGGATCGAGCAATGGTCCAGCGAGGGCTACGGCTGGTGGGCGATTGCGCGGCGTGAGAGCCCCGAGCAGATCATCGGTTTCGGCGGCATTGCACCGCTCGACTATCTGACCGTGCGGCGCATCAACCTCGGTTATCGATTCGCTGTGGAAGCCTGGGGGCAGGGCTATGCCACCGAGGTCGGACGCGATGCCTTGGCATTGGCGTTCGACACACTGGGTCTGCCGGAAGTGTTTGGCCTGGTACGACCGGATCATGCGGCGTCAATCCGGGTACTGGAAAAAATCGGCATGCAGCCGTTCGGTCTGCTGGACGATGTGCCCGGTCAAGCCCCCAGTTTGGTATTTAGCGCCTGTCATCCTACAACTGGCCCTGCCTGA
- a CDS encoding MFS transporter: MNLNEPISAHRVGQAVGSYRWTICAMLFFATTVNYLDRQVLSLLAPQLSTQFGWSNTDYANIAAVFQFVYAISMLFAGRFVDRIGTKAAYIVAIGIWSTGAIMHAFSVQMGEGIAAVSTAIGLAVIPVSIAGFMLSRAVLAIGEAGNFPIAIKATAEYFPKKERSFATGIFNSGANVGAILAPICVPLIAGMWGWEAAFMVIGMLGFVWVAVWAAVYEKPEQQKRLSAEELAYIRSDQTVQPFAQAPAGTTAKKVSWFKLLTYRQTWAFAFGKFMTDGVWWFFLFWLPTFLSAQYGMKGADIVMPLAVLYSMTMVGSIGGGWFPSYFMARGDAPYDGRMKAMLVIALFPLVVLLAQPLGYISFWVPVLLIGVGASAHQAWSCNIFTTVSDMFPQKTVASVVGIGGMAGGLGGVVMTKIGGWVFDYYKSVNDIHTGYMIMFAICALAYLVAWSVMKALVPRHKEITDL; this comes from the coding sequence ATGAATCTGAACGAGCCCATCAGTGCCCATCGTGTCGGCCAGGCGGTCGGCAGCTATCGCTGGACGATCTGCGCGATGCTGTTTTTTGCCACGACCGTCAACTACCTCGACCGTCAGGTGCTCAGCCTGCTGGCGCCGCAGTTGTCGACGCAATTTGGCTGGAGCAATACCGATTACGCCAACATCGCGGCGGTGTTCCAGTTTGTCTACGCGATTTCCATGCTGTTCGCCGGGCGCTTTGTCGACAGGATCGGCACCAAGGCCGCTTACATCGTGGCAATCGGCATCTGGTCCACCGGCGCGATCATGCATGCGTTCTCGGTGCAAATGGGTGAGGGCATTGCGGCCGTCAGCACGGCCATCGGCCTGGCGGTGATTCCGGTGTCGATTGCCGGGTTCATGCTGTCACGCGCGGTGCTGGCGATTGGCGAGGCGGGCAACTTTCCCATCGCGATCAAGGCCACGGCCGAGTATTTCCCCAAGAAAGAACGCTCCTTTGCCACCGGCATCTTCAACTCGGGGGCCAACGTGGGCGCGATTCTGGCACCGATCTGTGTGCCCTTGATCGCCGGTATGTGGGGCTGGGAAGCGGCCTTCATGGTAATCGGCATGCTGGGTTTCGTGTGGGTGGCGGTCTGGGCTGCCGTGTACGAGAAACCGGAGCAGCAAAAGCGTCTGTCGGCCGAAGAGCTGGCCTACATCCGCAGTGATCAGACCGTACAACCGTTCGCGCAAGCCCCTGCGGGCACAACCGCGAAAAAAGTCTCATGGTTCAAGTTGCTGACCTATCGCCAGACCTGGGCCTTTGCCTTCGGCAAGTTCATGACCGACGGCGTGTGGTGGTTCTTCCTGTTCTGGCTGCCCACGTTCCTGTCGGCGCAGTACGGCATGAAGGGCGCCGATATCGTGATGCCGCTGGCCGTGCTGTACAGCATGACCATGGTCGGCAGCATCGGTGGCGGCTGGTTTCCCAGCTATTTCATGGCGCGGGGCGATGCGCCCTATGACGGCCGCATGAAAGCCATGCTGGTGATCGCGCTGTTCCCGCTGGTGGTGTTGCTGGCGCAACCGCTGGGCTACATCAGCTTCTGGGTTCCGGTCTTGCTGATCGGCGTGGGGGCCTCGGCGCACCAGGCGTGGTCGTGCAATATTTTCACCACGGTGTCGGACATGTTCCCGCAGAAGACCGTCGCGTCGGTGGTCGGTATCGGCGGCATGGCCGGCGGCCTGGGCGGTGTGGTGATGACCAAGATCGGCGGCTGGGTCTTTGACTACTACAAGTCCGTCAATGACATCCACACCGGCTACATGATCATGTTCGCAATCTGTGCCCTGGCGTACCTGGTGGCGTGGAGCGTGATGAAGGCGCTGGTGCCGCGCCACAAGGAAATCACTGATCTGTAG
- a CDS encoding DMT family transporter: protein MRTTHTSLVAGVIFAIVATLGWALNFIAPYVTGAYSVYDLMSVRFLMAGGLGVAGVILCRAQLRALSPGQCLLAAVLGAWGCLGYGVCIAAGVIFGGPVLTPAFVGMVPVLLALIGNAGHKTLRWRLLVMPLGCITVGLLLTNISSLHQASLSRQSWLAGLFFSLGAVALWLGFSVINQKQMAHLPANVTGLWTALMLTGAGVAALLILPWTYATGLLRLPTLGAGWSQAWALYAWSLVIAVMSTVVGAWAWNAATRRLPMVLSGQLIALESLFATLLGLWFHQRWPTPMETAGLAAVLLGVVMSVRIILADETFPGSATDQ from the coding sequence ATGCGCACTACCCACACCTCTTTAGTTGCCGGCGTGATATTCGCCATCGTCGCCACGCTCGGCTGGGCGCTGAATTTCATTGCGCCCTATGTCACGGGCGCCTACAGCGTCTACGACCTGATGAGCGTGCGCTTCCTGATGGCAGGTGGATTGGGGGTAGCCGGGGTAATCCTGTGCCGCGCGCAACTGCGTGCGCTGAGCCCCGGCCAATGCCTGCTCGCGGCAGTGCTGGGCGCATGGGGCTGCCTGGGTTATGGCGTATGCATCGCTGCGGGCGTGATATTCGGCGGCCCGGTATTGACGCCGGCTTTTGTAGGAATGGTCCCGGTGCTGCTGGCGCTGATCGGCAATGCCGGCCATAAGACCCTGCGCTGGCGCCTATTGGTGATGCCATTGGGCTGTATCACGGTGGGGCTGTTGCTGACCAATATCAGCAGCCTCCACCAGGCCTCGCTAAGCCGCCAATCCTGGCTGGCCGGGCTGTTTTTTTCCTTGGGCGCGGTAGCCTTATGGTTGGGCTTCAGCGTGATCAACCAGAAGCAGATGGCGCACCTGCCCGCCAACGTGACAGGCTTGTGGACCGCCCTGATGCTGACGGGCGCAGGCGTCGCAGCGCTGTTGATCCTCCCATGGACATACGCGACGGGCCTGTTGCGCTTGCCAACCCTGGGCGCTGGCTGGAGCCAGGCATGGGCGCTGTATGCCTGGAGCCTGGTGATTGCCGTGATGTCCACCGTCGTCGGTGCCTGGGCCTGGAATGCGGCAACGCGGCGCCTGCCCATGGTGCTCAGTGGTCAATTGATTGCCCTAGAGTCCTTGTTTGCCACGCTGCTCGGCCTCTGGTTTCATCAGCGTTGGCCGACCCCCATGGAAACAGCAGGCCTGGCCGCAGTGCTGCTCGGCGTAGTGATGTCAGTTCGGATCATTCTGGCCGATGAAACGTTTCCAGGCAGCGCTACAGATCAGTGA
- a CDS encoding LysR substrate-binding domain-containing protein, whose translation MNLLGKTLPPLASLLPFEAAARLESFSRAADELHITQAAVSRQIRGLEDNLGVKLFCRRNRAVFLTQEGRELGRVVSLALQSISEGAASLRASPRRNRVVLLCQLCEAFYWLMPRLATFHQQYPQIEIQVVTCTRPITQFNDPFDVALQSTRRASGAHALMFTASDEVFPVCSPAYLCPEQPLALAELSTCTFLHHSSEPPHLMEWDEWLKVFGQSLARDARGITFDSYPLMLQAAVEGHGIAMGWRRTASRLIESGALVRPCAESVFLPEAISVYRQQGAGNRDEVVALLAWLEAQLQSDG comes from the coding sequence ATGAATCTACTTGGAAAAACCCTACCGCCTCTTGCCAGTCTGTTGCCGTTTGAAGCCGCAGCGCGCCTGGAAAGTTTTTCCCGGGCGGCCGATGAGTTGCACATCACCCAGGCGGCTGTCAGCCGGCAGATACGCGGCCTGGAAGACAATCTGGGGGTAAAGCTGTTTTGCCGACGCAACCGTGCAGTGTTCCTGACTCAAGAGGGGCGCGAGTTGGGGCGGGTGGTCAGCCTTGCGTTGCAAAGCATCAGTGAGGGCGCGGCCAGCCTGAGGGCGTCCCCGCGGCGCAATCGGGTGGTGCTGCTGTGTCAGCTGTGCGAGGCGTTTTATTGGTTGATGCCGCGTTTGGCGACGTTCCACCAGCAATACCCGCAGATTGAAATCCAAGTGGTGACCTGCACGCGGCCGATCACGCAGTTCAATGACCCTTTCGATGTCGCCCTGCAAAGTACCCGGCGCGCCAGTGGCGCCCATGCGCTGATGTTTACCGCCTCCGATGAAGTGTTCCCGGTGTGCAGTCCCGCTTACCTGTGCCCGGAACAACCGCTGGCGCTGGCTGAATTGTCGACCTGCACGTTTTTGCACCACAGCAGCGAACCTCCGCATCTGATGGAGTGGGATGAGTGGCTGAAGGTGTTCGGCCAGTCATTGGCCCGTGATGCGCGCGGCATCACGTTCGACAGCTACCCACTGATGTTGCAGGCCGCTGTGGAAGGGCACGGTATCGCCATGGGCTGGCGTCGTACCGCAAGCAGGCTGATAGAAAGTGGGGCATTGGTCAGGCCCTGTGCCGAAAGCGTATTTTTGCCAGAGGCTATTTCGGTATACAGGCAGCAAGGGGCAGGTAATCGGGATGAGGTCGTGGCATTGCTGGCCTGGCTCGAGGCGCAGTTGCAGAGTGACGGCTGA
- a CDS encoding PQQ-dependent sugar dehydrogenase: MKTTRTLTLLSAALLLTACGGEGDKTQAHGPDPKLPAQQSSLLPSMKIAEPAAWGDQKPKVPQGYSITAIATDLAIPRQTLVLPNGDILVAEGRGGSAAKLKPKDVIASLIKAEGNTKVKSGNRITLLRDADGDGTYELKTVFADNLNAPYGLAYADGKLYVANQDALVRFDYADGQTKASGAPTKVTDLPAQINHHWTKSLAVSEDGRQLYVGIGSNSNITERGMEVEIDRAMVWQIDAATGAHRPYATGLRNPTALTIQPGSGQLWTVVNERDELGPDLVPDYLSSVREGAFYGWPYSYWGQNVDPRAQPQNPAKVASAVKPDYSLGSHVAALGVDFSIPAMGEKFADGVFVGEHGSWNRDNPVGYKVIFVPFSNGKPAGEPVDFATGFRGDDGKTRGRPVGVTVDPKGALIIADDLANTVWRVTRNQ, translated from the coding sequence ATGAAAACCACGCGCACATTGACCCTGTTAAGCGCAGCGCTGTTGCTGACTGCCTGCGGCGGCGAAGGCGACAAGACCCAGGCCCACGGCCCCGACCCCAAGCTACCGGCGCAACAAAGCAGCCTGCTGCCGAGCATGAAGATCGCCGAGCCTGCCGCCTGGGGCGATCAGAAGCCCAAGGTGCCGCAGGGTTACAGCATCACCGCCATCGCCACCGACCTGGCCATCCCGCGCCAGACCCTGGTCCTGCCCAACGGCGATATCCTCGTTGCCGAAGGCCGTGGCGGCAGTGCGGCCAAGCTCAAGCCCAAGGACGTGATCGCCAGCCTGATCAAGGCCGAGGGCAATACCAAGGTCAAGAGCGGCAACCGCATCACCCTGTTGCGCGACGCTGACGGCGACGGCACCTACGAACTCAAGACCGTGTTCGCCGACAACCTCAACGCGCCCTATGGCCTGGCGTACGCCGACGGCAAACTGTACGTGGCCAACCAGGATGCGCTGGTGCGCTTCGACTACGCCGACGGCCAGACAAAGGCCAGCGGCGCCCCGACCAAAGTCACCGACCTGCCGGCGCAGATCAATCATCACTGGACCAAATCCCTGGCCGTGAGCGAGGACGGACGCCAGCTCTACGTCGGGATCGGCTCCAACAGCAACATCACCGAGCGCGGCATGGAAGTGGAAATCGACCGCGCAATGGTCTGGCAGATCGATGCCGCAACAGGCGCGCACAGGCCCTACGCAACCGGCCTGCGCAACCCGACGGCACTGACCATCCAGCCGGGCTCGGGGCAGTTGTGGACCGTGGTCAACGAGCGCGATGAACTGGGCCCGGACCTGGTGCCGGACTACCTCAGCTCGGTACGCGAGGGCGCCTTCTACGGCTGGCCCTACAGCTACTGGGGCCAGAACGTCGACCCTCGTGCGCAACCGCAGAACCCGGCCAAGGTCGCCTCGGCGGTCAAGCCGGATTACAGCCTGGGTTCTCACGTAGCCGCACTCGGCGTGGATTTCTCCATCCCGGCCATGGGCGAAAAATTCGCCGACGGCGTATTCGTTGGCGAACACGGCAGCTGGAACCGCGACAATCCGGTGGGCTACAAGGTGATCTTCGTGCCGTTCAGCAACGGCAAACCGGCCGGCGAGCCGGTCGACTTCGCCACCGGCTTTCGCGGTGACGACGGCAAGACCCGTGGGCGTCCGGTGGGCGTGACAGTCGATCCGAAAGGTGCGCTGATCATCGCCGATGATTTGGCCAACACGGTGTGGCGCGTTACGCGCAATCAATAA
- a CDS encoding DUF2231 domain-containing protein encodes MTTLPTYRCTPGPLHATLLAGSVPLFLGALLSDIAYGQTYQIQWANFASWLIAGALVFSGFALLFALVNLLRADRKAGRPAAYFLLLLAAWVLGLINAFQHAKDAYAMMPTGLVLSVVVTLLAMLATWIGLTNLRSGAAQ; translated from the coding sequence ATGACTACCCTCCCCACCTATCGCTGCACGCCCGGCCCGCTGCATGCGACCTTGCTCGCCGGCAGCGTGCCGCTGTTCCTGGGCGCTCTGCTCAGTGACATTGCCTACGGCCAGACCTACCAGATTCAATGGGCCAACTTCGCCTCCTGGCTGATCGCCGGTGCGTTGGTGTTCAGTGGATTTGCCCTGTTGTTCGCGCTGGTCAATCTGCTGCGCGCCGACCGCAAGGCCGGGCGCCCTGCGGCCTACTTTCTCCTGTTGCTGGCCGCCTGGGTGCTGGGGCTGATCAATGCCTTCCAGCATGCCAAGGATGCCTACGCCATGATGCCGACCGGCCTGGTGCTGTCGGTGGTCGTCACGCTGCTGGCGATGCTGGCGACATGGATCGGCCTGACTAACCTGCGTTCGGGAGCTGCCCAATGA